One genomic segment of uncultured Desulfobacter sp. includes these proteins:
- a CDS encoding FtsX-like permease family protein has product MFWIRTAFKELITHKGFSLFFILNLALGLAGFIAIQSFRESLDRHMDDNLKEILTADLVLSSYNSLTQQEMQQTERILAGYRDKARLITFFSMARGHDRSRLVRVMAMDGAYPLYGGFTFEGETGSKDIQGNPGLFMTWDTARTLGIKTDSDRGKPVKLGEKEFLIRDFFKDDPDKNLTGLELAPKVYMGLDQLAGTGLIRFGSRVRYLYYYRFEPGVNLEGKIRDIKQHFYDPARNQPRLNVHDARDVNQRLGRISRYFTRYMGLVSIIALFLAGMAAAYLFRGFLTLKSKEMAILMAVGAARKHIYFYVSCQLMFLGTLSAILAVIVSMVLLPVFPVIFKDLIPAHLNLGVSFETLAVALVVGVAGSLMFCLPLFVTIFSIRPLTLLQGHSVTVRLSKRKTLWQALSFVPVIGALFLMSVIVFGTMADGILFAGGFILALGVFSLIGGLVFWGCRFPAASKQIPVKIAFRNLFRNKWSSLSCFVTIAMGVFLIAIVPQVRKGLETEIIRPKGLKIPVLFLADIQEEQKAPLIRFMEAQEGDLTRISPMVRGRIKTVNGQPFFERRDKSGKRARGRRLEFIFSFRKTLDASEKVVQGVSMSKTPWEFGSNTPFDISLERSFADRYELKIGDALEGDIQGISMTGKVVNLRQVKWASFQPNFFMLFQDGVLNDAPKTYLASISNLAQSRRHELKNKIVDRFSNISVIDVTQTAQTILGVTDRLSLSVKFMAWLAIAAGLLSIFSISRHEAFKNRNQINLLKVLGTDFNTLKLITLLESGFVGFSAGITALCLSVAVSFGISWYFFDSLWQLDGGTLFLILCLSTVTCMATGLGAAWQVMKARPVQLLGQGYSK; this is encoded by the coding sequence CACATGGATGACAACCTTAAAGAAATTCTCACTGCCGACCTGGTGCTGAGTTCCTATAATTCCCTGACACAGCAGGAAATGCAGCAAACCGAACGGATACTGGCCGGATACCGGGACAAGGCGCGGCTGATCACGTTTTTTTCCATGGCCCGGGGGCATGACCGGTCCAGGCTGGTCAGGGTTATGGCCATGGACGGGGCCTATCCCCTGTACGGCGGCTTTACATTTGAAGGAGAAACCGGTTCAAAAGATATCCAGGGCAACCCCGGGCTGTTTATGACCTGGGACACGGCTCGGACCCTTGGGATCAAGACCGATTCCGACCGTGGAAAACCGGTGAAGCTGGGAGAAAAAGAGTTTCTGATCCGGGATTTTTTCAAGGATGATCCGGATAAAAATTTGACCGGGTTGGAACTGGCCCCCAAGGTTTATATGGGTCTGGACCAGCTGGCCGGGACCGGGTTGATCCGGTTTGGCAGCCGGGTCCGGTATCTGTATTACTACCGATTCGAACCTGGCGTTAATCTGGAAGGAAAAATCCGCGACATAAAACAGCATTTTTATGATCCGGCCCGGAACCAGCCCCGGCTTAATGTCCATGACGCCCGGGACGTCAACCAGCGACTGGGGCGTATCAGCCGGTATTTTACCCGGTACATGGGCCTGGTAAGTATCATTGCCCTGTTTCTGGCCGGCATGGCGGCGGCTTATCTTTTCAGGGGTTTTTTAACTTTGAAGTCAAAGGAGATGGCCATTTTGATGGCCGTGGGGGCGGCCCGGAAACATATTTATTTTTATGTGAGTTGTCAGCTCATGTTCCTGGGTACACTTTCAGCCATCCTGGCGGTGATCGTCTCCATGGTGCTCCTGCCGGTTTTTCCCGTGATTTTCAAAGACCTGATACCGGCTCACCTGAACCTGGGGGTGTCCTTTGAAACCCTGGCCGTTGCCCTGGTTGTGGGCGTAGCCGGCAGTCTGATGTTTTGTCTGCCCCTGTTTGTTACGATTTTCAGTATCCGGCCCCTGACCTTGCTCCAGGGACATTCCGTGACGGTCCGGCTCTCAAAACGCAAAACCCTGTGGCAGGCATTGTCATTTGTGCCGGTCATCGGGGCGCTTTTCCTGATGTCTGTGATCGTGTTCGGGACCATGGCCGACGGAATCCTGTTTGCCGGCGGGTTTATCCTGGCTTTGGGTGTGTTTTCCCTGATTGGCGGTCTGGTGTTTTGGGGATGCCGTTTTCCGGCCGCGTCAAAGCAGATCCCGGTGAAGATTGCTTTCCGGAACTTGTTCCGTAACAAATGGTCGTCCCTGTCCTGTTTTGTCACCATTGCCATGGGCGTGTTCCTGATTGCCATTGTTCCCCAGGTCCGTAAAGGCCTGGAAACCGAGATTATCCGGCCAAAAGGATTGAAAATTCCGGTATTGTTCCTGGCCGATATCCAGGAAGAGCAAAAAGCGCCCCTGATTCGGTTCATGGAAGCGCAGGAGGGCGACCTGACCCGGATTTCCCCCATGGTCCGGGGACGAATCAAGACCGTGAACGGCCAGCCCTTTTTCGAGCGGCGGGATAAATCCGGAAAAAGGGCCCGGGGCAGACGGCTGGAGTTTATTTTTTCTTTTCGCAAAACCCTTGATGCGTCCGAAAAGGTTGTCCAGGGAGTATCCATGTCTAAAACCCCCTGGGAATTCGGCAGCAACACACCTTTTGACATTTCCCTGGAACGGTCCTTTGCCGACCGCTATGAACTAAAGATCGGTGACGCGTTGGAAGGGGATATCCAGGGGATTTCCATGACTGGGAAAGTGGTCAACCTGCGCCAGGTAAAATGGGCCAGCTTCCAGCCCAATTTTTTCATGCTGTTCCAGGATGGGGTTCTCAACGATGCCCCCAAAACCTATTTGGCCAGCATTTCCAACCTGGCCCAGTCCCGCCGCCATGAACTGAAAAATAAAATCGTAGACCGGTTTTCCAATATTTCCGTCATTGATGTGACCCAGACGGCCCAGACCATTCTGGGTGTGACCGATCGCCTGTCCCTGTCGGTGAAATTTATGGCCTGGCTGGCCATTGCTGCGGGGCTTTTGTCCATATTTTCTATTTCCCGGCATGAGGCCTTTAAAAACCGGAACCAGATCAACCTGCTCAAGGTCCTGGGTACAGATTTCAACACCCTAAAGCTCATTACCCTTCTGGAGTCGGGGTTTGTCGGGTTTTCGGCAGGGATTACGGCCCTGTGTCTGAGTGTCGCGGTCTCCTTTGGGATCTCCTGGTATTTTTTTGATAGCCTGTGGCAGCTGGACGGAGGAACCCTTTTTCTGATCCTGTGCCTCTCAACGGTGACCTGCATGGCCACCGGCCTTGGGGCGGCCTGGCAGGTCATGAAGGCCCGGCCGGTTCAGCTGCTGGGTCAAGGGTATTCAAAATAG
- the cutA gene encoding divalent-cation tolerance protein CutA yields MEIRIVYMTAGNMDEASRIAKALVKRRLAACVNIIDGMRSVYEWEGTIQEEREVVMIAKTHANCLPELEEAVKGMHSYDCPCIVGVAVSGGNNAFLDWVKNQVSAASVKDD; encoded by the coding sequence ATGGAAATCAGAATTGTTTACATGACAGCCGGAAATATGGACGAAGCGTCGCGAATAGCAAAAGCATTGGTTAAACGGCGATTAGCCGCCTGTGTAAACATCATTGATGGTATGCGTTCGGTTTATGAATGGGAAGGGACCATTCAGGAAGAACGCGAGGTGGTGATGATTGCAAAAACCCATGCGAATTGTCTGCCTGAACTGGAGGAAGCGGTAAAGGGTATGCATAGCTATGATTGTCCCTGTATCGTTGGAGTGGCTGTATCTGGTGGTAATAACGCGTTTTTGGACTGGGTGAAGAACCAAGTGAGCGCTGCGTCAGTAAAGGATGATTAA
- a CDS encoding PEP-CTERM sorting domain-containing protein, producing MLNNKSKSKCGLIITCMALCLLLGMNNVSAETISLSSLLDTTIWDDEGNWNWKPGDDLSITANATGIDVGLSGEGLFDSYLKFEIVAEYTKETGYSGDFSITDFDDQDTVYLKATFDSLALKYIYGFSLLFETGDVSSASGQLMETTLSDMTVSLTNGIAVSWDTSSFFLGSISLEKNDPIANPEPGTFFLLGFGMLGLAHISRKKCEIA from the coding sequence ATGTTGAATAATAAATCAAAATCAAAGTGTGGTTTGATTATAACCTGCATGGCTTTATGCCTTTTGCTTGGAATGAATAATGTTTCAGCTGAAACCATTTCCTTGAGTTCGTTGCTTGACACAACGATCTGGGATGATGAGGGTAATTGGAATTGGAAACCTGGAGATGACCTTTCTATAACTGCCAATGCCACGGGTATAGACGTTGGATTGTCGGGCGAGGGACTGTTTGATTCCTACCTGAAATTTGAAATCGTGGCTGAATACACTAAGGAAACCGGATATAGCGGCGATTTTTCAATTACTGATTTCGATGACCAAGATACGGTTTATCTTAAAGCAACGTTTGACAGTTTGGCGTTGAAATATATATATGGATTTAGTCTCCTTTTTGAAACGGGCGATGTTTCAAGTGCTTCAGGCCAATTGATGGAAACAACACTTTCTGATATGACGGTAAGTCTTACCAACGGCATTGCTGTTTCTTGGGACACAAGCTCTTTTTTCCTTGGTTCAATAAGTCTTGAAAAAAATGATCCGATAGCAAATCCCGAGCCGGGGACGTTTTTCCTTCTGGGTTTTGGAATGCTGGGGCTTGCCCACATAAGCAGAAAAAAATGTGAAATAGCTTAA